The Anaerobaca lacustris genome includes the window ACCCGCGTCCCGTCTGGGTCCTCGTGTGGGGCTCGATCACCGACGTCGCCCAAGCCGTCCACAAAGACCCCGCCGTCAAAGCCAGACTGCGGATCTATTCCATCGGCTCGTGGAACACCCGCCAGGATCCCAAGGCCAGGGACTATCTCTACGCGAACCACCCCGACCTCTGGTGGATCGAGAGCGACACAACGTTTCGCGGCATGTACATGGGCGGCCAGCAGAGCGGCGACCTCGGCAACCGGAGCTTTCCCGCCGAGCACGTCAAGGGCCACGGCCGGCTGGGCGAGCTGTTCATGGCCAAGAAGGCCGACATCAAGATGGGCGACACGCCGAGCGTGCTCTACCTGCTGCACGGAAATCCCGACCGCCCCGAAACCGAACACTGGGGCGGCGCGTTCGTTCGCCCCGATCCGCAGGACCGACCCAACTACTGGCACGATGACCCCAGCGACGAGAATCGCGACCACGACCGAAACGGCGCCAGGACCGTCAACACGTGGCGCACCGACTACCTGCGCGACTGGCAGCGCCGCATGGATCGGGCCAGACAGGCCAAAGCTGAGGCGCGATGACAAGACGACCGATCCTGCGTTGCATTTGGTCGGGACGAACCTTGGGACTTGCGAGAAAGCCTCTCAGGGCGCGGCGGGCAGAGTGATCGGTCCGATGTACCGGCGGGCGACGACGATGTCGTCGAACCAGACCCGGCTGACGTGCCCGGGGGGCGCTTTGGTGATGTACAGAAGCAGCCACAGGAAGTTCAGGTCCAGCTCCTCACTGCTGCGCCAGCGGAACCCCTCGAAGGGCGCTGCGTCCGGATCGGGATGGAAGCTGTCCCACACCCACGCGCCGCGTGGGAACCCCGATCCCAGATGACTGACGAGTTGGCCGTCTTTGATCCAGGGCTTGCCATCGATCCAGATCGCCTGCTCGCCGTTGCTCTCGCCTGGCGGATCGTTCATCTTCATCATCAGCTCGACACATATCCATCGGCCGCGATCCACCTTCAGGGCGGGATCGTTGATGAAGTCGTTGCCCCACGACCGGCCGCCGGGCGCCAATCGCATGCCCATCCAATACGAGTAGAAGTCCCATCGCCACCTCTCGCCAAAGGGCTCGACGCCCGTGCTGAACCGCTCGTCGCCGCGCGGGCTCGTCCCCGCCCCGCCTTGCGGCCACGGCGTCGACGGATGGTATCCCCCCAGATGGACGAAATGATGGATGGCAAAGCAATCCGGATCGAACTTGACGTAGAAACGAAGGAAAAGCTTGTCGTAGCCGGGCTGGAGCCGGCGATACAGATGCCCGCCCGTGCTGCGGCCGCCGACGTGCGTCATCAGCAGCGAGCGCTGCCCCGAACTGGCCTGCGGAACATCGGCCGAAAGCGACAGGATCTCGGCGTTCTGCACGCTCTCCCATCGCGCCGCCACCGCATCGAGCGACCCGGCTTCGAAGTTCTCTGTGAAGACGACGTTGGGGTCATTCGCCAGACCAACATCCCCGGGATACTCGCGAGCCAAACCCTGCAAACCGTCGCCGGCCCGTCCACCATCGGCGGTGAACAAGACCACCGCGGCAAAACAAAGCCAAAATGCCGTCAAGCCACACGGCTTCATCAGTAGACCTCCGGGACGAAGGTCTGGTCGGTGATCGGCGGGCGGACGTACCCCTTCTCTTCCTGTCGGGGCGGCAGTTCGATGGGCTCGGGCGTCAGGTCCCGATACGGAATCTGGCTCAGCAAATGGTGGATGCAATTCAGGCGCGCCCGCCGCTTGTTGTCGGCGGCCACCACATACCACGGGGCCTGCTTGATGTCCGTGTACTGGAACATTTCGTCCTTGGCCTTCGAGTACTCCACCCACCGTGCACGGGACTCCATGTCCATCGGGCTGAGTTTCCACCGCTTGGCCGGGTCGTCGATTCGGGCCTGGAAGCGCTGCTCCTGCTCCTCGTCCGAGATGGAGAACCAGTATTTGATCAGCAGGATGCCCGAACGGATCAGCATCCGTTCGAACTCCGGACAGGACCGGAAGAATTCCCGGTACTCCTGCTCCGTGCAGAACCCCATCACGCGCTCGACGCCGGCCCGGTTGTACCAGCTCCGATCGAACAGCACCATCTCCCCGGCCGCCGGCAGATGGGCGACGTACCGCTGGAAATACCACTGCGACCTCTCCCGCCCGGTCGGCGTCGCCAACGCCGCCACCCGGCAGATGCGTGGATTCAGCCGCTGCGTGATACGCTTGATCACCCCACCCTTGCCCGCCGCGTCGCGTCCCTCGAACAGAACCACCACCTTCAAGCCCTCGTGCTTGATCCACTCCTGGAGCTTGACCAATTCGATCTGGAGTTTGTTCAGTTCGCGTTCGTAGACTTTGCGCTTGATCTTGCGCGGGTCCTTCTTCTGAGGCTCGATGAATCGGCGCGCCCCACCGTCACGAGCCGGGGCGGCATCCGCCGCCTTCGGTCCTTTGCCAAGCTTCCTGGTCTTCACAAGTCATCCTCCATGATGGCGTTCGACGGTCACCTGCGATTACAGTAACGATATCCTGCAGGTCTTGGCAATAGGCACTCCGCGTGAATGGAAACTCTCTCAAGGACCGATCCGGATCGATTCGTCCCACACCAGCCCGGACCTCGCGGAGACGAATCCCAGCTCGAACAGCTTGTTCATCGCGTCCTTGTCGAATCCGGGTTTGTCCGACAAGACATAGGTTTCCGGAATGGCGACGTATCGGAAACGGACGTCGTCTTTTTCGGCCTCGCTGTGGATCTCACTCAGATCGGTCCATGCTTTCCTTCGCATCAAGGTCGAAAAGGAACGATCCACGATCGCGATGAAGCGGGGATCGGTCTGTTCGTATTCGGACGACAGCTTGCCGTTCATGATCACGTAGATGCTGCACGGCCTCTCCGGAGCGATTCGGGATTCCTGCATCGTCTGGAACAACCGTGGGCCGTAGCCGAAGACCCCCGCGATCACACCGCCATCCACGTGCATTTCGTCGAACTTCTCCCCGTCGGCCTCCACAGGGAAGTAGACCGGCGGAAACGCGCCGGGGATCGAGGCGGAGGCGAGCAGCACCTTCCGGAACAGGTCGAGGGCCTCAGGATGGCCGCTGTCGGCAATGGCCCCCATGTCCCAGATGACGAATCGGTGCGAATCCAGATTCGTTGTGCCGACGTAGAGGCGTCGTCCGGCGGCGTGCCGTTCCGCGATTGCCGCAAGCTCCCGTTCCGTGAACATCTTCTCGATCAGCTCTCGCAGCGGTTTGGTCTCTACATACGACTCTCTGCGAAAGATACGAAAGATGCCGATCGGACCGCGGAACCGGAAGATGTCCTTGGATCCGACGGTCGTATAGGCCGTCTTCAATTCGTCGTCATACCCCGAACCGAGAAACGCAAACGGAGCGATCAACGCCCCCGTGCTGACTCCGGTGACAATCTGAAAGTCCGGCCTTGTCCCCGTCTCCGACCAGCCGCACAGGATTCCCGCGCCGAACGCGCCCTTCGCCCCGCCGCCCGACAGAGCCAGGAAGTTGCAGTCGGCGCCGTCGACGAGGCTTTCTCGTATGTCCGGATCGTACCGATTGTACCCGGTCCTGACGTTGGGTATCCCGGCGAAATGCGTCTCGGAGACCAGATGGCTAGGAACGGCGTTTCGGGAGGCGGCGCAACCTGAGAGTGCCGCAGCAACTCCCATCCATAGGACCAGCAAGGACAATCGCATGTACTTCCCTCGGTGCGCTCTTGTTCCCATCGGATGCCTCCTGTTCGAACGGTTACGCTGCATGGTCCCTGTGGATCAGGCCCCGTGCAGACGCCGGACTGCCCGACGGGCCCCATCGATCGCCCCGGCCGGCACGACGTACACAGCACGCCCCAAGCCGTCCCGATATTCTGCATGTCAACCACGCACTATACAGCCGCCCCCGCCGTGCGCCAAGTGGCGAAGGGCACGCTCCAGCAGGCTCGGCTGGACGGCCGGCGAACCTCCCGGCGCCACAGGCATGCGATTCGCATGTAAACCCCGTGTAGCACCAAGGTTGCGGCAGCCTTCGCAGGGACCGTCGCAACCTGCGGGCCATTGCGGCCCCAGGATTCGCACAGAGCGGACGGGATTGGGCGAACGCCCGGCCGGGAGCGGCGTACTACCCTGTCGGAAACGGCTCTTTCGGACGTGTGGCGGCTTGGCCGAGGCCGCCGGAAAAACGGACTCTATGGAAGGAGAACGACTATGAACAGACGCATCGTGTGGATCGCCCTGCTGACCGCCGTGGCCCTGCTGAGTCTTGGCTGCAAGACCACCATCGTCGACCCCGCCTCGCAGAGCCGGGCCACCTACCGGCTGGGCAAGCTCACCGCCGAGGAACCCAGAGAGATCGACGCCGTCTACGCCGCCACCGACAAGGCGATGACCGAACTCGGGCTGAAAGTCGTCCAGCGCACCAAGGACGCCCTTCAGGCCGAACTCGTCGCCCGCGACGCCCAGGACAAGAAGGTCTCCGTCCAGCTCCTGTCGATCACGCGAGACACCACGAGGATCACGATCGACATCCGGCCGGCCGAGAAGGCCCAGCGGATCCACGGCGCCGTCCGCGACAACCTCGGGCTGTAGCTCCAATGCCCCCTCCCCGGCGTGCGGGCAACCGGCGACCGCCTCCACGACGCAAGCGCCCAAGCCCGCACGCCTCCTCGGACGCCATCCTCGAATCCACAATAAATCAGACACAGAATCACCTAACATACAGTGACATCGCCGCCACGGAGCGGCCTGCCCTCGCGATTTTCCGGTCAAACGCCCCGAATTCCATTGACGTAGGGACGGCGAGCCGTTAGGATGGCTTTCAGTCAAGACGTGCGGTCAGACCCGTCGGGAGATGGTCCTGCTGCGGAATTTGGGAGCCGCCACGAAGGCCGATGCGCCCGTGGCAGGTCCGGTTTGATTCTATCCATAAAGGAGGCGTTGACATGAGTACCATCCATCGGATCTTCTGGTGTGCGGCCCTGTCGTGCATGGCGATGTCACTGGCAGGCTGCGGCAACGGCGATGACCCCGGCGAGGCGACGGCCAAACCGGAGGCGACCGTCAGCCCGAAGGCGGCGGCCACGTCAGGCCCGTCCAATCCCTACGTGAAGAACCTGCCCCAACTCGAGCGGGCGAGCATCGAAGAAGCGAAGCAATTGCAGCAGGAGCTTCGACAGCTTCTGGCCACCGACCTCGAGAAGGGTGAGGCGTTCCGCCTGCAAACGGTGGAAAAGGCAAGGCTGTGGGGCGAGAAGATATCGCAGTACGTCACCACGAATCTCGCGGGGCAGACCATTCCCCTCAAGCCGCTCGAAGGCAGGCCGTACGCCTTCGACGATTGGGTCATCGTTGACTTCCCGAAGGGGCCCGACACCCTCAATCTGCTCAGAACGAAGACCACAATCAGGCTGACTCAAGATCTCACCGACCAGAGCGCCGATGTGAAAGACTTCATGATGGGGCGAAGAATCGCCATTTATGTAAAAGCGGTAGACCTGGATGGCAATGAGATCCCGGACATGAAGATCCCATCGACTCTGAGCGCGAACCGCGCAGAAATGGTCGAAGGCAAGACGTTCGAGTTCTATTTCAATATGCGTTCGCGCGACGTCGTCCGATTGGACAACTTCGGCGGGTTCGTCGAAATCACCAGAGACGAATACAACGCCAAGTAAGCTCCGTTACGACGGGAGCCGGGCACTCGTGTCCCGGCCCGCTCCATTCGGCCGGAAGACCTGGAAGCTTTGACGCGGCAGAAACTCGAACGCCTCGATGAACTCGAATCCCGCGTCCTCCAGTTCCTCGACGATCTGCTCGGCGCTCAGACGCATCCATCGGGGCGGCCCCGGCGCCAGCTCGCCGGGGCGGTATTCGAGGATCGCCACACGCCCTCCCGGCCGCAGACACCGGCGCACCCGCTCCAAATACGCCGGGCGGTTGTCGATTTCCTTGTAGACGCTCGAAAAGAAGACCAGGTCACACGACCCTTCCGGCAAATTGGGATCGTCGAACCGCCCGCGGACGACCTCCACATTGGACAGACCACGGTCCGACACCCGCTGACGCAGCGCGTCGATCATCACCTCCTGCACATCGACGGCGTATACGCGGCCGCCTTCGCTCAGGTGGCGCGCCAATCGCTCGGTGAAATAGCCGCCTCCGGCCCCGATGTCCGCCACCACGGCGTCCGCCGGCAGACGCAACGCCTCCAGAACCTCCTGAGGCTTCTGCCACCCGTCCCGCGCTTCCGATTCCAGGTAAAAGAGATAGGCCGGATTGAAAACACGGTGGC containing:
- a CDS encoding DUF1593 domain-containing protein, producing MRTSHHWILVFLALVCAVGSVRAKAAEKPRVIVSTDIGGSDPDDFQSMVHYLVYADRFDTEGLISSPPHAGRAKHILEALEAYEHDYSNLRTWSAEYPSPQALRATVRQGAIDPQAGDVPPETISDGAKLIIERARDDDPRPVWVLVWGSITDVAQAVHKDPAVKARLRIYSIGSWNTRQDPKARDYLYANHPDLWWIESDTTFRGMYMGGQQSGDLGNRSFPAEHVKGHGRLGELFMAKKADIKMGDTPSVLYLLHGNPDRPETEHWGGAFVRPDPQDRPNYWHDDPSDENRDHDRNGARTVNTWRTDYLRDWQRRMDRARQAKAEAR
- the ppk2 gene encoding polyphosphate kinase 2 — its product is MEPQKKDPRKIKRKVYERELNKLQIELVKLQEWIKHEGLKVVVLFEGRDAAGKGGVIKRITQRLNPRICRVAALATPTGRERSQWYFQRYVAHLPAAGEMVLFDRSWYNRAGVERVMGFCTEQEYREFFRSCPEFERMLIRSGILLIKYWFSISDEEQEQRFQARIDDPAKRWKLSPMDMESRARWVEYSKAKDEMFQYTDIKQAPWYVVAADNKRRARLNCIHHLLSQIPYRDLTPEPIELPPRQEEKGYVRPPITDQTFVPEVY
- a CDS encoding patatin-like phospholipase family protein; the protein is MGTRAHRGKYMRLSLLVLWMGVAAALSGCAASRNAVPSHLVSETHFAGIPNVRTGYNRYDPDIRESLVDGADCNFLALSGGGAKGAFGAGILCGWSETGTRPDFQIVTGVSTGALIAPFAFLGSGYDDELKTAYTTVGSKDIFRFRGPIGIFRIFRRESYVETKPLRELIEKMFTERELAAIAERHAAGRRLYVGTTNLDSHRFVIWDMGAIADSGHPEALDLFRKVLLASASIPGAFPPVYFPVEADGEKFDEMHVDGGVIAGVFGYGPRLFQTMQESRIAPERPCSIYVIMNGKLSSEYEQTDPRFIAIVDRSFSTLMRRKAWTDLSEIHSEAEKDDVRFRYVAIPETYVLSDKPGFDKDAMNKLFELGFVSARSGLVWDESIRIGP
- a CDS encoding DUF3568 family protein, with the protein product MNRRIVWIALLTAVALLSLGCKTTIVDPASQSRATYRLGKLTAEEPREIDAVYAATDKAMTELGLKVVQRTKDALQAELVARDAQDKKVSVQLLSITRDTTRITIDIRPAEKAQRIHGAVRDNLGL
- a CDS encoding class I SAM-dependent methyltransferase, which encodes MHPEGRRTKRRRHHCRQVLLATGLFAALGGCAPTVIDVEGHRVFNPAYLFYLESEARDGWQKPQEVLEALRLPADAVVADIGAGGGYFTERLARHLSEGGRVYAVDVQEVMIDALRQRVSDRGLSNVEVVRGRFDDPNLPEGSCDLVFFSSVYKEIDNRPAYLERVRRCLRPGGRVAILEYRPGELAPGPPRWMRLSAEQIVEELEDAGFEFIEAFEFLPRQSFQVFRPNGAGRDTSARLPS